One segment of Chionomys nivalis chromosome 1, mChiNiv1.1, whole genome shotgun sequence DNA contains the following:
- the Asxl2 gene encoding putative Polycomb group protein ASXL2, whose translation MREKGRRKKGRTWAEAAKTVLEKYPNTPMSHKEILQVIQREGLKEIRSGTSPLACLNAMLHTNSRGEEGIFYKVPGRMGVYTLKKDVPDGVKELSEGSEESSDGQSDSQSSENSSSSDGGSNKEGRKSRWKRKVSSRLSQPSSPQSGCPSPTIPASKVISPSQKHSKKALKQALKQQQQKKQQQQQCRSSMSISNQHLSLKTVKAASDSLPAKPTLWEGKQSDGQSSSPQNSNSSFSSSVKVDSSLLGLGKKSFQRSDRLHTRQMKRTKCADIDVETPDSILVNTNLRALINKHTFSLLPGDCQQRLLLLLPEVDRQVGPDGLMKLNGSALNNEFFTSAAQGWKERLSEGEFTPEMQVRIRQEIEKEKKVEAWKEQFFESYYGQSSGLSLEDSQKLTASPSDSKVKKIPAEQPKSIFPSEASPAGNFPLVPHSECKEEAVQIPSPFRKEVENQEEAQPNSTSPEPILASASDTNELITTMSVKCPKDEGLLEQKHVVCAEQESEKENQATTTSNYNKSENQEATPPNKSKTSGLEKPITKPVAEAGPLDPDVKISPTSLADQIPESLKRKSSLTQEEAASGWEKRPRITENHHHQQPFQVSPQPFLNRGDRVQVRKVPPLKIPVSRISPMLFSTSQVSPRARFPISITSPYRTGARTLADIKAKAQLVKAQRAAAAAAAAAAAAASVGGTIPGPGPGGGHSPGEGGERKTGAGGSPGSDRVSATGKGPTLELAGTGSRGGMRELLPCGPQPETHTPGKSQPPGVSGAQLQQTSSVPTAHTISGACTSLPLPAHIEKLNSGKLNPHQATATAASPCHSQDLSSYRQEKAPSPEGSALISTASPVCFVADGTVEHKAGPNKNAPKPSASAKAAASARLDMTSPSATSLLTTASLEQLSVPPVSGTAASTGSASSASTLPAASSLKSPGTSANMNGPISRPSSSIPANNPLVTQLLQGKDVPMEQILPKPLTKVEMKTVPLTTKEEKGVGAFPGSSVMEGSTREEVNGRQAYLALQQLGKPLQSKQLPQVPRPVFEAKDSCSDTHQYPEGLSKTTQDQLFQTLIQRTQRQSVLSFVPPSQFNFAHSGFQLEDISTRQKFMLGFAGRRTSKPAMAGHYLLNISTYGRVSESVRRTHSVNPEERFCLSSPTENLRIGYADCKNTTGDSSSSSKDDETDEESVGDEKEAVSVKEEPWASQSSGKHLHSGETPSTIDCLASKNGKAEAPMSEQTTAGKENCIFSRGQTFDEKTLPRDFIQAAHKQMVHSVRGKTVCSSPEIFNSTALSLPADSPTHQPLLLPPLQTPKLYGSPTQIGPSYRGMINVSTSSDMDHSSAPPGSQVSSNVGDVMSFSVTVTTIPASQAMNPSSHGQTIPVQAFPDENSIKDAPSKCYCRLKAMIMCKGCGAFCHDDCIGPSKLCVSCLVVR comes from the exons TATCATCTAGACTGTCACAGCCATCCTCTCCCCAGTCGGGCTGCCCATCACCCACCATTCCAGCAAGTAAAGTCATTTCTCCATCACAGAAGCACAGCAAGAAGGCATTAAAGCAG GCCCTGAAGCAGCAACaacagaagaagcagcagcagcagcaatgcaGGTCAAGCATGTCCATCTCCAATCAACACCTCTCTCTCAAGACTGTCAAAGCAGCCAGTGACTCTCTACCTGCCAAACCCA ccctATGGGAAGGAAAGCAATCTGATGGACAGTCAAGCAGTCCCCAGAACTCAAACTCCAGCTTTTCTTCCTCAGTGAAAGTGGACAGTTCTCTTCTAGGCTTGGGGAAGAAGTCTTTCCAAAGGTCTGACAGACTCCACACAA GACAAATGAAAAGGACTAAATGTGCTGACATTGATGTTGAGACCCCCGACTCCATTCTGGTTAATACTAATCTTCGCGCACTAATTAACAAGCACACCTTTTCACTTCTTCCTGGAGATTGCCAGCAGCGCCTGCTTTTACTGCTTCCAGAGGTGGATCGACAG GTTGGACCAGATGGGTTGATGAAATTGAATGGCTCAGCCCTTAACAATGAGTTCTTCACCTCTGCAGCTCAGGGCTGGAAGGAAAGGCTCTCAGAAG GTGAATTTACTCCTGAAATGCAGGTGAGAATTCGTCAAGAGattgagaaggaaaagaaggtagAGGCATGGAAGGAACAATTCTTTGAAAGCTACTATGGTCAGAG TTCTGGCTTAAGCCTTGAAGATTCACAGAAACTGACAGCTTCCCCTAGTGATTCCAAAGTAAAGAAAATCCCTGCTGAGCAACCAAAATCCATATTTCCTTCAGAGGCCTCTCCTGCTGGAAACTTCCCATTGGTTCCCCATTCAGAGTGTAAAGAAGAAGCAGTGCAAATACCATCACCATtcagaaaagaagtagaaaaccaaGAGGAGGCACAGCCAAATTCtacatccccagaacccatccTTGCGTCAGCCAGCGATACAAATGAGCTTATCACCACGATGTCCGTCAAGTGCCCTAAAGATGAGGGACTCTTAGAGCAGAAGCATGTTGTCTGTGCAGAACAAGAgtctgagaaagaaaatcaagccACCACAACCTCTAATTATAACAAAAGTGAGAACCAAGAAGCTACACCCCCAAACAAATCTAAAACTTCTGGGTTAGAAAAGCCTATAACAAAGCCTGTGGCAGAAGCTGGTCCACTGGACCCAGATGTGAAGATATCTCCAACGTCTCTTGCTGATCAGATCCCAGAAAGTCTGAAAAGGAAATCTTCTCTTACCCAAGAAGAGGCTGCTAGCGGCTGGGAGAAAAGACCACGTATCACGGAAAACCACCATCACCAGCAGCCATTTCAGGTCTCGCCACAGCCCTTTCTTAATAGAGGGGACAGGGTACAAGTGCGAAAAGTACCACCCCTCAAG ATCCCGGTCTCCAGAATCTCCCCGATGCTGTTTTCTACATCGCAGGTCTCTCCCAGGGCTCGTTTTCCAATCTCCATCACTAGTCCTTACAGAACAGGAGCCAGAACTCTTGCAGACATCAAAGCAAAAGCCCAGTTGGTCAAAGCACAGAGGGCAGCAGCCGCAGCAGCCGCTGCAGCTGCTGCAGCCGCCTCAGTTGGAGGGACCATTCCAGGACCTGGCCCTGGGGGTGGACACAGTCCAGGAGAGGGTGGCGAAAGGAAAACTGGTGCAGGAGGGAGTCCAGGCTCAGACAGAGTCAGTGCAACTGGAAAGGGTCCCACACTGGAGCTGGCAGGAACTGGAAGCAGGGGAGGTATGCGAGAGCTTTTACCCTGTGGTCCCCAGCCTGAGACCCATACACCAGGCAAGTCCCAGCCTCCTGGTGTCTCTGGAGCACAATTACAGCAAACCTCCTCAGTGCCTACAGCACACACCATCAGTGGAGCATGCACAAGCCTCCCATTACCAGCCCACATAGAGAAACTAAACAGTGGGAAACTGAACCCCCACCAGGCAACAGCCACAGCAGCCTCTCCTTGCCACTCACAAGACCTGAGTAGTTATAGACAGGAAAAAGCTCCTTCTCCAGAAGGGTCTGCTCTCATCTCAACggcttcacctgtttgttttgtaGCTGATGGCACAGTTGAACACAAAGCAGGTCCTAATAAGAATGCACCAAAGCCTTCAGCCTCAGCAAAGGCAGCTGCTTCTGCTCGACTGGATATGACTTCCCCCTCTGCAACATCCTTATTGACAACAGCCAGTTTAGAACAACTCTCTGTACCCCCAGTCAGTGGGACTGCAGCATCTACCGGATCAGCTTCATCCGCAAGCACCTTGCCAGCAGCTTCTAGCCTTAAATCCCCAGGAACTTCTGCAAATATGAACGGACCCATTTCAAGACCAAGTTCTAGTATCCCTGCTAATAACCCTTTAGTTACTCAGCTGCTCCAGGGCAAAGATGTTCCCATGGAGCAAATTCTGCCTAAACCTCTCACCAAAGTTGAAATGAAAACAGTCCCACTGACTACGAAAGAGGAGAAGGGGGTAGGAGCATTCCCTGGTTCCAGTGTGATGGAAGGCAGCACCAGAGAGGAAGTTAATGGCAGGCAGGCCTATCTGGCTCTCCAGCAGCTGGGGAAACCCTTGCAGAGTAAGCAGCTTCCCCAGGTCCCAAGGCCAGTCTTCGAAGCTAAGGACTCTTGCAGTGACACTCACCAGTACCCAGAAGGACTAAGTAAAACAACTCAAGATCAGCTTTTTCAGACTCTCATCCAGAGGACTCAGAGACAGAGCGTTCTCTCATTTGTGCCACCCTCTCAGTTCAACTTTGCTCACTCAGGTTTCCAATTGGAAGACATATCCACAAGGCAGAAATTTATGCTGGGCTTTGCTGGCAGGAGGACATCCAAGCCTGCAATGGCAGGTCATTATTTACTTAATATTTCCACCTATGGCCGGGTTTCAGAGAGTGTTAGGAGGACCCATTCTGTAAATCCTGAGGAACGATTTTGTCTAAGTAGCCCCACTGAAAACTTGAGAATCGGCTATGCAGATTGTAAAAACACAACtggagacagcagcagcagcagcaaagatGATGAAACTGATGAAGAGAGTGTGGGAGATGAGAAAGAGGCTGTGTCAGTGAAGGAGGAGCCCTGGGCTTCTCAGAGTTCTGGCAAGCATCTCCACAGTGGGGAAACTCCGTCCACCATTGATTGTTTAGCTAGCAAGAATGGTAAGGCTGAGGCACCGATGAGTGAGCAAACCACTGCAGGCAAGGAGAATTGCATATTCTCTAGAGGCCAAACATTTGATGAAAAGACCCTACCCAGAGATTTTATTCAGGCAGCACATAAACAAATGGTTCACAGTGTGAGAGGTAAGACAGTATGTAGCAGCCCCGAAATTTTCAATTCTActgctctttctctccctgcaGACAGTCCCACACACCAGCCTCTACTCCTTCCACCACTGCAAACCCCCAAATTGTATGGAAGCCCCACACAGATAGGGCCAAGCTATAGAGGCATGATCAATGTCTCAACCTCATCAGACATGGACCATAGCTCTGCTCCACCAGGTAGTCAGGTATCTAGCAATGTAGGGGATGTTATGTCATTTTCAGTGACGGTCACTACCATTCCTGCTAGCCAAGCTATGAATCCCAGCAGCCATGGCCAGACAATTCCTGTTCAGGCCTTTCCTGATGAGAACAGCATTAAGGACGCACCTTCGAAATGTTACTGCCGATTGAAAGCCATGATCATGTGCAAGGGATGTGGAGCTTTCTGTCACGATGATTGCATTGGGCCCTCCAAACTGTGTGTCTCCTGCCTCGTCGTCCGATAA